The stretch of DNA CGGCTGGCCGCTTGGATGGCTGGGGACGAGGTCAAAATCGTGGCCTGTTATCCGCGAACCGTGAAGGCGCTGCTCAAATCTGCCGGATGCGCTTTGAATGGCGAGGCCATTGCGGTATTGAATCCCCGGGCGGATTCGGCGGAATCCATTGTGCAGCAAATCCTGGCGGAGGGACTGGGCGAACCGGCGTCGGTGGATTTTGAGACGCCCAAGGGCAGCGGTTGGATTCCCTGGTTTCCGGTGATTGATACCGAGCGTTGTGTGAATTGCAAACAATGCCTGAGTTTTTGCCTGTTTGGAGTGTATGGGCTGGATGAGGATGGCCGGGTGGCCGTCCTCAATCCGCAGGGGTGCAAAACCAATTGCCCGGCGTGTGCGCGGATTTGCCCCGAGGTTGCCATTATTTTCCCCAAATATAGCGACGCCTCCGCCAGTGCATCCCCCATCAGCGGCGCACCCATCCAAGATGAGACCACCGAGCGTGCCCGGGTGAAGGTGGATGTGAAGCAGATTCTCGGCTCGGATGTGTATGGCGCATTGGCCGAACGCCGCAAGCGGGCGCGTCCGCATCTGATCAAGCAGTCGGGGATAACTCTGGGACAGCAAGCCAGCAACCCACCGGTGCCGCCATCCAAAGGAGCCCTCGGCGCATGATCGCCCAACTGGCATATCGGATGCTCAAGGAGCCGGCCCCGCGTTTGTTGGCCAAATGCGCCTGGAACCTTGGCTGGAAAGGCATGCGGGCCATGAGCGCTTTTGAGAGCCGGCTCAAACGCGGTGAATTTTTCCCTGCCTTCGTGTTTTTATCGGTCACCAGCCGCTGCAATCTTCAGTGTCAGGGATGTTGGATTTCCGTCAACAAACCGGGACGCACTCTGGACGTCGCCACCCTGGATCGCGTGATCGTGGAATGCAAACGCCAGGGTTCCTCTTTCTTCGGGCTGCTGGGGGGTGAACCGTTGATGCATCCGGGCCTGTTTGAATTGCTGGAGCGACATCGTGATTGTTACTTCCAACTTTTCACCAACGGCACGTTGCTAACCGATGAGGTAGCGGGCAAGCTGCGGCAACTCGGCAATGTCACGCCCCTGATCAGCATCGAGGGCAGCGAAACGGTCAGTGATGAACGGCGCGGCGGCAAAGCGGTGTATCGCCGGAGCATGGAGGGGCTGGAAGCGTGCCGCCGCCATCGGCTGATTACCGGCGTGGCCACCAGTGTTTGCCGCTCCAATTTCGCCGACCTGGCCTCGGAAAAGTTTGTGCATGAACTGATCGGGCGCGGGGTGCATTATGTCTGGTATTACATCTACCGTCCGGTGGGCGTCAATCCCACGCCGGAATTGGTGCTTTCTGAGGAACAGGTATTACAGTTGCGGCAATTCATGGTGGATATCCGCTGCCGCGAACCCATTGTGGTCGTGGATGCGTACTGGGACCATGAAGGCCGCGCCTTGTGCCCGGCGGTGACCGGCATCAGTCATCATATCGGGCCGGGTGGGGATATTGAACCGTGCCCGGTCATCCAGTTTTCCCGGGAAAACGTGGGGGATGGCAGCGATTTGGTCAACAAGCTGGCGCATTCGGAATTTTTGGCGAAGTTTAGAACTTTTGCGGCTCAGACCACCCGTGGTTGCATCATCATGGATCATCCCGCCCAATTGAAACAATTCCTGGTGGAACAGCAAGCGGCGGATACGACTGGACGCGGCAGCGGACTGGCGGAATTGGCGGCCATGCAGCCGCAGACCTGTCATCACGTTGCCGGGCGGGAGATTCCCGAGAAGCATTGGATGTACCGGTTTGCCAAGAAACGTTATTTCTTCGGCTTCGGCGCGTACGGTTGAAGCGTACCCGCCAAATCATCTGGCGTAAAACCGGCACCCCGCGTGGTGCGTCCGTCTGGTGTCACTCAAGACCGTATCACCGCCAAGACAATCAACAATACCAAGGCGCTTAGAATGGTCCCGACGATAAGCAGCAGGCCCATGCAACCGCCTTTTCCGGCGGGTTTGGTAAAACGCTCCGGATTGGTGGCCCGCAGTTCGGCCTCCATTGCTTCCACCTCCGTTTTGGCCTCGGCCAATCCCTTGCCAGTATCTTCCCGGTAGCGTTTGATCGCCTCAATCTTTCGCCCTTGAAAGAGCAACTCGTTCACGCTTTGCGAAGCATCAGATGGACCGGGGCGCGCGGGCGGGCGCGGCTCACCGCGCAATTCCGCCTCCAGGTCTTCAATAAACATTTTCGCCTCGGACAGACCCGTGTTGGTGCATTCACGATACAGCTTGATGGCCTCAATCTTTTGGTTCCGCTGCACCAGCGATTGAATTTCTTTGAACTTTTCGATGGGAAGTGGCGTGTTCATAAACGTTTTATCTTGGGGAAAGCCTGCGGTTCTGGAACGGTTTTGTCGAACATATAATGGCGGTTTTTAGGGTTAATCTTCCGCCTTCACATCCCGGTTCATCAGGTCCATCACTGCTTGCCGGGGTGTTTTGCCTTCATAACATACCGCATGCACCTCATCAATGATCGGGATGCTCACCTTCAGGCGTCGGGCCAGTTTTTGTGCGGAACGGGCGGTGGGATAACCCTCCGCCAGTTTTGGCGCGCTGGCCAGGATGGCCGGCATCGTTTCGCCCCGGCCCAGTCGTTCTCCCAGCGAACGGTTGCGGCTGAGCTTGGAAAAGCAGGTGACCGTCAGATCTCCGATGCCGCTTAGGCCGGCAAAGGTTTCCGTCTGCGCGCCATCCGCCGTTCCCAGCCGTCGGATTTCCGCGATTCCCCGGGTGATCAGTGCGGCCTTGGTGTTATCGCCAAAACCTAAGCCGTCGCTCACGCCGGCGGCAATGGCGATCACGTTCTTCAGCGCGCCGCCCAGCTCCACTCCCCGCAGGTCCGGGCTGCG from Verrucomicrobiota bacterium encodes:
- a CDS encoding ferredoxin family protein, encoding MKPKKTVLVLCRCASSENALADKRQQILEALLAAKAKVHVVDDLCELSARKDARLAAWMAGDEVKIVACYPRTVKALLKSAGCALNGEAIAVLNPRADSAESIVQQILAEGLGEPASVDFETPKGSGWIPWFPVIDTERCVNCKQCLSFCLFGVYGLDEDGRVAVLNPQGCKTNCPACARICPEVAIIFPKYSDASASASPISGAPIQDETTERARVKVDVKQILGSDVYGALAERRKRARPHLIKQSGITLGQQASNPPVPPSKGALGA
- a CDS encoding radical SAM protein, with translation MIAQLAYRMLKEPAPRLLAKCAWNLGWKGMRAMSAFESRLKRGEFFPAFVFLSVTSRCNLQCQGCWISVNKPGRTLDVATLDRVIVECKRQGSSFFGLLGGEPLMHPGLFELLERHRDCYFQLFTNGTLLTDEVAGKLRQLGNVTPLISIEGSETVSDERRGGKAVYRRSMEGLEACRRHRLITGVATSVCRSNFADLASEKFVHELIGRGVHYVWYYIYRPVGVNPTPELVLSEEQVLQLRQFMVDIRCREPIVVVDAYWDHEGRALCPAVTGISHHIGPGGDIEPCPVIQFSRENVGDGSDLVNKLAHSEFLAKFRTFAAQTTRGCIIMDHPAQLKQFLVEQQAADTTGRGSGLAELAAMQPQTCHHVAGREIPEKHWMYRFAKKRYFFGFGAYG